The proteins below come from a single Salvelinus fontinalis isolate EN_2023a chromosome 1, ASM2944872v1, whole genome shotgun sequence genomic window:
- the LOC129858552 gene encoding forkhead box protein G1-like — translation MEDQKEPPMVHRSTSFSIKSLLLPSKCDKQDSVLPEKNTASSGSDSEKSLDPDMESAPLDREKQKEEDEGTLRATEPSKNGKYDKPPFSYNALIMMAIRQSAEKRLTLNGIYEFIMKNFPYYREHKQGWQNSIRHNLSLNKCFVKVPRHYDDPGKGNYWMLDPSSDDVFIGGTTGKLRRRSATSRGKLAMKRGMRFSPLGLGINDRANNPLYWQISPFLSLHHPHYNGSSAGFLNQGHAYGSLLPGVDQLSNGDLTRHLSGSVGALGLSNSYGVSTSSLLSGHSGYFVSGSQHQPPHLQQSAQGYGVPTSSPQTLLSDSLRTSLPSFSPGVSSGFPGMLSHQKRVIPNAFLN, via the coding sequence ATGGAAGATCAGAAGGAGCCGCCGATGGTGCACCGATCTACTTCATTTAGTATCAAGAGTCTGCTGCTTCCCTCAAAATGTGACAAACAGGACTCGGTGCTCCCGGAAAAAAACACTGCTTCTTCGGGGTCTGATTCGGAAAAATCCCTGGATCCTGATATGGAATCTGCACCTTTGGACCGGGAGAAACAAAAGGAGGAAGACGAGGGTACCTTGCGGGCGACAGAGCCTAGCAAAAATGGGAAATATGATAAACCGCCATTCAGCTACAACGCCTTGATTATGATGGCTATCAGACAGAGTGCGGAGAAGAGGCTGACTCTGAACGGTATCTATGAGTTTATTATGAAGAACTTTCCATATTACCGGGAGCACAAGCAAGGCTGGCAAAACTCTATCCGACACAACCTGAGCCTCAATAAGTGTTTTGTGAAAGTGCCAAGGCATTACGACGACCCGGGCAAAGGGAACTACTGGATGTTGGACCCTTCGAGCGATGATGTATTTATTGGTGGAACTACGGGGAAACTTCGGAGACGTTCTGCTACCTCCAGAGGCAAGTTGGCAATGAAACGTGGAATGCGCTTCTCGCCTCTTGGTTTGGGAATAAACGACAGGGCAAACAACCCTCTGTATTGGCAAATCTCGCCGTTTTTATCATTGCACCATCCCCATTACAATGGATCATCAGCAGGATTTCTGAACCAAGGGCACGCATATGGGTCCCTACTCCCCGGGGTGGACCAGCTGAGTAATGGGGACCTTACGCGCCATCTAAGTGGATCTGTCGGTGCTCTGGGCTTGTCAAACAGTTACGGTGTAAGCACGTCTAGTCTATTATCCGGACATAGTGGCTACTTTGTCTCAGGGAGTCAGCACCAGCCGCCGCATCTCCAGCAGAGCGCGCAAGGCTACGGTGTACCCACGAGCTCCCCACAAACACTGCTCTCGGACTCACTTCGAACGTCCCTACCGTCTTTTTCACCAGGAGTTTCTAGCGGGTTTCCAGGAATGTTGTCACATCAAAAGAGGGTCATTCCAAATGCTTTCTTAAATTGA